From one Candidatus Gastranaerophilales bacterium genomic stretch:
- a CDS encoding sigma-70 family RNA polymerase sigma factor has product METSNLEIEKIKQALSDFDKATLFDASIKLLNSLGYSSEYKISHLNNPQVIYQKLNFNKEKALYYKWQKASFLFQYTEEALNEKLKEYKLKISKEYDQNYIFMSIKLSGFFYKENELRAISKEINKYSLNPIIILFKYGRNLALTFIERRKNKINEEKDVFGDTYFVITEFKNATDVDAKKLYEFSVDKKPRTVSITDTQISNVNKPIKQKLNIEESKEKYVQQKFDFDIELEKKDEQENQNKEINEKDFYKKQVIEDKIDAEISIKTLEEYIKKAAEKQAYDFDEEKDFYTQEQKSYIDDVVKTYLKNIGKYKLLSPEKEIELAKYIENDGKISNLQELELFHSNLRLVIYVAKKYDWQLKHMDFIDIIQEGNLGLLKAVEKFDYTKGCKFSTYATWWIKQAVTRVIADQNRIIRLPVHIDEKINKIRIISSKMEFDLQRKPTNEELALHLGISVERLNELKTYDLSVYLLGDNLGNTDLTIEDNLDAKNNSIYDYELKVRRETLYKLLGCLSPRERDILRLRFGLDDSRERTLEEIGKLFGVTRERIRQIEAKALKKLRHRRRLSYLKDFVEEEYLHEKLCPTILFKTKNNATYIPSVKEILEKIIENKPEIKNQKDAVFQEFEKIALECGYAYEDFPSLSALQKLYDRLTNPQKKNAIQRFWYL; this is encoded by the coding sequence ATGGAAACATCAAACTTAGAAATTGAAAAAATAAAACAAGCTTTGTCTGATTTTGATAAAGCTACTTTATTTGATGCTAGTATTAAATTGCTTAATTCTTTAGGATATTCATCAGAATATAAAATATCGCACCTGAATAACCCACAAGTAATATATCAAAAGTTGAATTTTAATAAAGAAAAAGCTTTGTATTATAAATGGCAAAAAGCAAGTTTTTTATTTCAATATACAGAAGAAGCCTTAAATGAAAAGTTAAAAGAATACAAGTTAAAAATCTCAAAAGAATATGACCAAAATTATATTTTTATGAGTATTAAATTATCAGGTTTTTTCTATAAAGAAAATGAGTTAAGAGCTATTTCAAAAGAAATAAATAAATATTCTTTAAATCCGATAATTATTTTATTTAAGTATGGAAGAAATCTAGCTCTTACTTTTATAGAGCGTAGAAAAAATAAGATTAATGAAGAAAAAGATGTTTTTGGTGATACTTATTTTGTAATAACTGAGTTTAAAAATGCAACTGATGTTGATGCTAAAAAATTATATGAGTTTTCAGTTGATAAAAAACCGCGTACTGTTTCTATTACAGATACTCAAATATCCAATGTAAACAAACCTATTAAGCAAAAACTTAATATTGAAGAATCTAAAGAAAAATATGTGCAACAAAAATTTGATTTTGACATTGAATTAGAAAAAAAAGATGAACAAGAGAATCAAAATAAAGAAATTAATGAAAAAGATTTCTACAAAAAACAAGTCATTGAAGATAAAATAGATGCGGAAATTAGCATAAAGACCTTGGAAGAATATATTAAAAAGGCTGCTGAAAAGCAGGCTTATGACTTTGATGAAGAAAAAGACTTTTATACACAAGAACAAAAATCATATATAGATGATGTTGTTAAGACCTATTTAAAAAATATAGGCAAATACAAATTATTGTCACCAGAAAAAGAAATTGAGCTAGCCAAATATATTGAAAATGATGGAAAAATATCAAATCTTCAAGAATTAGAATTATTTCACAGTAATTTACGTTTAGTTATTTATGTAGCTAAAAAATATGATTGGCAATTAAAACACATGGACTTTATTGATATTATTCAAGAAGGCAATTTAGGGCTTTTAAAGGCTGTTGAAAAATTTGACTATACAAAAGGTTGTAAATTCAGCACTTATGCAACTTGGTGGATAAAACAAGCTGTAACTAGAGTTATTGCTGACCAAAATAGAATAATAAGATTACCTGTTCATATAGATGAGAAGATAAATAAAATCAGAATAATTTCAAGTAAAATGGAGTTTGATTTACAAAGAAAGCCGACAAATGAAGAGCTGGCTCTTCATTTGGGTATATCAGTAGAAAGATTAAATGAATTAAAAACTTATGATTTGTCAGTATACTTATTGGGAGATAACTTGGGTAATACTGATTTAACTATCGAAGATAATCTAGACGCTAAAAATAATTCTATATATGATTATGAACTTAAAGTTCGAAGAGAGACATTGTATAAATTATTAGGCTGTTTATCTCCTAGAGAGCGTGATATTTTAAGATTAAGATTCGGTCTGGACGATAGTAGAGAAAGGACTTTAGAAGAGATAGGTAAACTTTTTGGTGTAACTAGAGAAAGAATAAGACAAATAGAAGCTAAAGCTTTAAAAAAATTGAGACATCGTAGAAGATTAAGTTATTTAAAAGATTTCGTAGAAGAAGAATACTTGCATGAGAAATTATGCCCCACAATATTGTTTAAGACAAAAAATAATGCTACGTATATCCCTAGCGTTAAAGAAATTTTAGAAAAAATTATTGAAAATAAACCTGAAATTAAAAATCAAAAAGATGCAGTTTTTCAGGAATTTGAAAAAATAGCTTTAGAATGTGGATATGCTTATGAAGATTTCCCATCTTTATCAGCATTACAAAAACTATACGATAGGCTAACTAATCCTCAAAAAAAAAACGCAATTCAAAGGTTTTGGTATCTCTGA
- the ade gene encoding adenine deaminase has protein sequence MLKEKIIRVAKGEKKADLVIKNAKIINVLSEEIHEDDVAIFGGIIAGVGANYEGETVLDAKGAYLSPGFIDGHVHIESSMLLPKEFAKAVVPSGTTTVITDPHEIANVLGLHGISFMHEATKGLPLSVYTMLPSCVPATPYETSGFDLTPYDLSMLIDSPWVLGLAEMMNVPGVLNMDKDVMAKIKMIQDKNKRIDGHAPYLEDKDLCAYIASGVTSDHECTTPKEAVERIRKGMYLMVREGSAAKDLEALTPVLLSSNTRKCILVTDDRHPEDLSPHINGMVKSIVKSGLNPIKAIQMASLNTAEYFQIPNLGAIAPGYRADLALFDDLENFEPKIVLKDGKIVAEEGKLIFETDTLQTPSIRGSVNVKWIEPEDFKMEAKNKKAKVIKIIKNSLITKSEICNIKTEKGLAQSDTNNDILKIVVIERHRASGNIAKGFVKGFGFKNGAIASTVAHDSHNMIIIGTNDNDMLTAAVELVKSQGGKVVVSEGKVISKLALPIAGIMSDESLEVVLEKSKSLNHAAKSIGCTLPNPFMTMAFLSLSVIPELKITDKGVFDFAKSEFIDIFEVG, from the coding sequence ATGCTAAAAGAAAAAATTATACGAGTCGCCAAAGGCGAAAAAAAGGCAGATTTAGTTATCAAAAATGCCAAAATAATAAACGTGCTTTCCGAAGAAATTCATGAAGATGATGTTGCAATATTCGGCGGAATTATTGCCGGCGTCGGCGCAAACTATGAAGGCGAAACCGTATTAGATGCAAAAGGCGCATACTTATCACCCGGTTTCATAGACGGACACGTTCATATAGAAAGCTCTATGCTTTTGCCGAAAGAATTTGCAAAAGCAGTTGTTCCGTCAGGGACAACAACGGTAATCACAGACCCGCATGAAATAGCAAATGTGCTTGGGCTTCATGGTATAAGTTTCATGCATGAAGCCACAAAAGGACTGCCGCTAAGTGTTTATACAATGCTACCATCATGCGTTCCTGCCACACCTTATGAAACTTCGGGGTTTGACCTTACACCTTATGATTTATCCATGTTAATAGACAGCCCTTGGGTTTTGGGGCTGGCGGAAATGATGAATGTTCCCGGGGTTTTGAATATGGACAAAGATGTGATGGCAAAAATCAAAATGATACAAGATAAAAACAAAAGGATTGACGGACATGCACCTTATCTTGAAGACAAAGACTTATGTGCATATATCGCAAGCGGTGTAACATCAGACCATGAATGCACCACTCCCAAAGAAGCTGTTGAGCGGATAAGAAAAGGGATGTATCTTATGGTAAGAGAAGGCAGCGCCGCCAAAGACCTTGAAGCCTTGACCCCTGTGCTGTTATCTTCAAACACAAGAAAGTGTATACTTGTAACGGATGACAGACACCCTGAAGATTTGTCCCCTCATATAAACGGAATGGTAAAAAGCATTGTAAAATCAGGTTTAAACCCTATTAAGGCAATACAGATGGCAAGTTTAAACACAGCAGAGTATTTTCAAATTCCTAATTTAGGCGCAATAGCTCCGGGATATCGTGCGGATTTAGCGCTATTTGATGATTTAGAGAACTTTGAACCTAAAATAGTCTTAAAAGACGGTAAAATTGTTGCCGAAGAAGGAAAACTGATCTTTGAAACAGATACTCTGCAAACACCCTCAATAAGAGGTTCTGTAAATGTAAAGTGGATTGAGCCCGAGGACTTTAAAATGGAGGCAAAAAATAAAAAAGCCAAAGTTATAAAAATAATAAAAAATTCACTTATTACAAAGTCTGAAATATGCAATATTAAAACAGAAAAGGGTTTAGCACAAAGCGACACGAATAATGATATTTTAAAAATAGTTGTAATAGAAAGACATAGGGCAAGCGGCAATATTGCAAAAGGTTTTGTGAAAGGTTTCGGGTTTAAAAACGGGGCTATAGCCTCAACCGTCGCCCACGACTCCCATAATATGATAATTATAGGCACAAACGACAACGATATGCTGACTGCCGCAGTTGAACTGGTTAAATCACAGGGTGGCAAAGTCGTTGTAAGTGAAGGCAAAGTAATCTCCAAACTTGCCCTGCCGATAGCAGGGATTATGTCAGATGAAAGCCTTGAAGTTGTACTTGAAAAATCAAAATCACTCAACCACGCAGCAAAATCTATCGGCTGTACCTTGCCAAATCCTTTTATGACCATGGCGTTTTTGTCTCTGTCAGTGATACCTGAATTAAAAATAACGGATAAGGGCGTCTTCGATTTCGCGAAATCAGAGTTCATAGATATTTTCGAAGTTGGCTAG
- the ablA gene encoding lysine 2,3-aminomutase: MLKDVIIRSKNSKIEKIVKKISPNENFEVWFDWRWQVKNTIKTVDDFEMVLGIEFAPYEKFELMKTAQQFPLSITPYYLSQIDINDYKNDPIFKQAFPSPEELNITSADMQDPLYEDADSPVKGITHRYPDRVLFHISNKCAMYCRHCTRKRKVGDVDFIPTKDEILEGIEYIKHTPAVRDVLLSGGDPFMLPDAFLDWILTELKQISHVEVVRIGTRVPVVLPYRVTDELIEVFKKHKPIWINTHFNHPKELTSDAKIALDKLSDAGIPLGNQSVLLAGVNDCVHIMKKLVRKLVQNRVRPYYLYQCDLSIGLSHFRTPVSKGIEIIEGLRGHTSGFAVPTFVIDAPGGGGKIPIMPSYMISCSTNKVILRNFEGIITSYQEPDKYEHKYCNLDCDNCVLSLKMDPQEEVDAVGINKLLFDSNEVISLIPNDMERIENRNND; the protein is encoded by the coding sequence ATGCTCAAAGACGTAATTATCCGAAGTAAAAACAGTAAAATCGAGAAAATTGTGAAAAAGATTTCTCCGAATGAAAACTTTGAGGTGTGGTTTGATTGGAGATGGCAGGTTAAAAATACAATTAAAACCGTAGATGATTTTGAAATGGTTTTGGGGATAGAATTTGCCCCTTATGAAAAATTTGAACTGATGAAAACGGCGCAGCAGTTTCCATTATCAATTACACCGTATTACTTGTCGCAGATAGATATAAATGACTATAAAAATGACCCCATATTTAAACAGGCATTTCCCAGCCCTGAGGAATTAAACATTACTTCTGCCGATATGCAAGACCCTTTGTACGAAGATGCGGATAGCCCTGTAAAAGGAATTACACACAGGTATCCCGACAGAGTCCTTTTTCATATAAGTAATAAATGTGCAATGTATTGCAGACATTGTACAAGAAAAAGAAAGGTCGGGGATGTTGATTTTATCCCTACAAAAGATGAAATTTTAGAGGGAATTGAATATATAAAACACACTCCTGCAGTGAGAGATGTTTTGCTCTCGGGCGGTGACCCTTTTATGCTGCCCGATGCTTTTTTGGACTGGATTTTGACAGAGCTTAAACAAATTTCGCATGTAGAGGTTGTAAGGATAGGTACGAGAGTTCCCGTTGTATTGCCATATAGAGTTACGGATGAGCTTATTGAAGTTTTTAAAAAGCATAAGCCTATCTGGATTAACACGCATTTTAATCACCCTAAAGAGCTTACATCAGATGCAAAAATAGCTCTAGATAAGTTATCTGATGCCGGTATTCCGCTTGGAAACCAGTCCGTTTTGCTTGCAGGGGTTAATGATTGTGTTCATATCATGAAAAAATTGGTACGCAAACTTGTGCAAAACAGGGTACGGCCTTATTATCTTTATCAATGTGATTTAAGTATAGGGTTATCCCATTTTAGAACCCCTGTTAGCAAAGGTATTGAAATCATAGAAGGCTTAAGGGGGCATACAAGCGGATTTGCTGTGCCTACTTTTGTTATTGACGCCCCGGGCGGCGGCGGCAAAATCCCGATTATGCCGAGTTATATGATTTCCTGCTCCACTAATAAAGTTATTTTGCGCAACTTTGAGGGTATAATCACTTCTTATCAAGAGCCTGATAAATATGAGCATAAATACTGTAATCTGGATTGTGATAATTGTGTTTTATCTCTAAAAATGGACCCGCAGGAAGAAGTTGATGCCGTAGGGATAAACAAATTATTATTTGATTCTAATGAGGTTATATCTTTGATTCCTAATGATATGGAAAGGATTGAAAACAGAAATAATGACTGA
- the ablB gene encoding putative beta-lysine N-acetyltransferase: protein MTDEIIKVRNSVIQYGKENNRVYLMKLSKSDCSYILKYVNNLALEEGLTKIFAKVPTSLQGDFFNDGYIQEAFVKKFFKGEENCHFLCKYFSSDRQEFYDKEEIEKIKKICFEKERDFQPLKLDGKFSIKQLAKNHAVKMTKIYKTIFKSYPFPIFDPGYIKKTMAENIDYFGAFCGNSLVAVSSCEMDLENLNSEMTDFAVLPEYRGHNIAYYLLQSMEAAAKSKGIKTFYTIARAKSAGMNITFAKSNYTYSGALVNNTNISGSIETMNVWYKNI, encoded by the coding sequence ATGACTGATGAAATCATAAAAGTCCGAAACTCCGTAATACAGTACGGGAAAGAAAACAATCGTGTTTACCTTATGAAATTATCAAAGTCTGACTGTTCGTATATTTTAAAATATGTGAATAATTTGGCGTTGGAGGAAGGACTTACTAAAATTTTTGCAAAAGTTCCGACCTCTTTGCAGGGCGATTTTTTTAATGACGGTTATATACAAGAAGCCTTTGTTAAAAAATTTTTCAAAGGTGAAGAGAACTGCCATTTTTTGTGCAAATATTTTTCATCTGACAGACAGGAGTTTTATGACAAAGAAGAGATTGAAAAAATAAAGAAAATTTGTTTTGAAAAAGAGAGAGATTTTCAACCATTGAAACTTGATGGCAAATTTTCCATAAAACAGCTTGCAAAAAATCACGCAGTGAAAATGACTAAAATTTATAAGACAATTTTCAAAAGCTACCCGTTTCCGATTTTTGACCCCGGTTATATAAAAAAGACAATGGCGGAAAATATTGATTATTTCGGGGCTTTTTGCGGTAATTCACTCGTTGCCGTTTCATCCTGCGAAATGGATTTAGAAAATCTTAATTCGGAAATGACAGATTTTGCCGTTTTACCCGAATACAGGGGGCATAATATTGCTTATTACCTGCTGCAAAGTATGGAAGCAGCGGCAAAATCAAAAGGGATAAAAACTTTTTATACAATAGCAAGGGCAAAAAGCGCGGGAATGAATATTACTTTTGCTAAGAGCAATTATACATACAGCGGTGCTTTGGTAAACAATACCAATATTTCGGGAAGCATCGAAACAATGAACGTTTGGTATAAAAATATTTAA
- a CDS encoding hemolysin III family protein, with the protein MKEEPKYTPMEEFANAFSHAIGALLAIYGIVLLAAASKTPVQTASVTIFGATMFILFQSSTCYHAMVNETAKKVFRRIDHSSIFMLIAGTYTPFLLLVFPFPHSIALLAIVWYLAIIGIVFSCMTLKFKYLSTGLYLLMGWLSLFMCYQIWTTTSHLVVWFLLGGGLLYSLGAVFYLLKYKFMHSIWHLFVIAGAAMHYLAIMELLKVS; encoded by the coding sequence ATGAAAGAAGAACCTAAATATACCCCTATGGAAGAATTTGCCAATGCATTTTCTCATGCGATAGGAGCCTTGCTTGCTATATACGGGATAGTTTTATTGGCAGCTGCGTCTAAAACTCCCGTACAAACAGCATCTGTTACCATATTTGGAGCAACAATGTTTATCCTGTTTCAATCATCAACCTGCTACCATGCAATGGTGAATGAAACAGCTAAAAAAGTATTCCGCAGAATTGACCACAGTTCAATATTTATGCTTATAGCGGGAACATATACCCCGTTTTTGCTTTTGGTATTCCCGTTTCCCCACTCTATAGCGCTTCTTGCCATAGTTTGGTATCTGGCAATTATAGGTATAGTCTTTTCCTGCATGACATTGAAGTTTAAATACCTGTCAACCGGACTATACCTGCTTATGGGCTGGCTGTCATTATTTATGTGCTACCAAATCTGGACAACAACAAGTCATTTAGTTGTATGGTTCCTGTTAGGCGGCGGGTTGCTTTATTCTTTGGGCGCAGTATTTTACTTGCTGAAATACAAATTCATGCACAGTATTTGGCATTTGTTTGTTATAGCAGGCGCTGCAATGCATTACTTAGCTATCATGGAATTGTTAAAAGTCAGCTGA
- a CDS encoding tetratricopeptide repeat protein: MEQQIINQALAAEKHKDYKSAFFNFEKLMFYYPEDINAIKIYAEFCERHNYNEKGFLLYSKLYEVTSKYEYLEKKYLMQVRISTKLDVTYSKIMSDKKLSKYSKTRLAKEIIKILAGSKKWNETDKVCMSVEVKDLDLKTLQECMNAASYVKNDRRKSAYYQRLVDFEPYNIEAVKIILDLEPASKSPATHEKYLKKFQSLSPNDFGIGYRLAGFYESQGRFKEAKKIYEELIKKGDNSEHLKTSYAAVLRILNEQRLRKSSKPQPENNKPYVPTKEDLMYKAMEDKDYKKAQSLADEILLKSPDNLKVLKARSDIALEQQDCKSAIICLEKLKSLNPSGLNEHDKMTLAYCYSKTENFNSALLIIEELLQEGKSQKALLPKAIEYSMAQKDYKKARSYLNQLLQSEPDNEEILKLSGDLYSMESRYDLAINTYLKLVKLYPKSEYYFNLSGFYMAVNDFPKAKIAIEKAYNSPERNQKITREYLHILMTLKDTQSAYKVAVENNLLQTKEGYEIQGDIAFREKQYSQAENYYKNALSFSKEDKFLKNKLADSYRAQKRHKEAKEIYQSFLEEDLTDKEGLMGMGYAGVEQREFNEARGYFQKILDESPEDIDAHTGIINSYSAYNDFLNALKAARQLPQNDETDFLKAQIYYDMRLFNKSKSYIKDINTPDAEKLKQAIKRERAYIITPSYSFLIQTLSEEFKLNANKWGVHASAPIGKNLNFFTDYTLYLYSSGVFPPYNRRYTNFTNEIRIGAEGRVSEHLELKADIGAKIFQNAGAMLNTNSWLKYYVNDKFNLKLGFYRDNLEQSYLSAVGFDIDGAFTGQVADNRLYLEYEYRLPKEYYAFGRLGCGIMDAQNLPNNPYLEGMAGFGKLLYHDFSNPKHKKKLSSNLVSYNAGWRDNLLNLYDKRGNLYGGYWSPAFFTANTADLRYEGIYKNKLTYGGGGFAGWQYAQRPSQSMFVWGAEVYVGYRLNDHVDFNTNYRYFNYADVQRNQFGVNMTIRGF; this comes from the coding sequence TTGGAACAACAAATAATCAATCAGGCATTAGCCGCAGAAAAGCATAAAGATTACAAATCCGCATTTTTTAATTTTGAAAAATTAATGTTCTACTATCCTGAGGACATAAATGCCATTAAAATTTATGCGGAATTTTGCGAACGGCATAACTATAACGAAAAGGGTTTTTTGCTATATTCAAAACTTTATGAAGTTACTTCAAAATATGAATATTTAGAAAAAAAATATTTAATGCAGGTCAGAATTTCGACAAAGCTTGATGTAACCTACTCTAAAATTATGAGTGATAAAAAACTTTCAAAATACTCAAAAACCCGGCTGGCAAAAGAAATTATTAAAATACTTGCCGGCTCCAAAAAATGGAACGAAACTGATAAAGTTTGTATGTCTGTTGAAGTTAAGGACCTGGATTTGAAAACTTTGCAAGAGTGTATGAATGCCGCTTCTTATGTTAAAAATGACCGTAGGAAATCAGCATATTATCAGCGGCTTGTTGATTTTGAACCCTATAATATCGAAGCCGTAAAAATTATTTTAGATTTAGAACCTGCATCCAAATCCCCTGCCACCCACGAGAAATATTTAAAAAAATTCCAATCGCTCAGCCCGAATGATTTTGGTATCGGCTATAGGCTTGCAGGGTTTTATGAAAGTCAGGGACGTTTTAAAGAAGCTAAAAAAATTTATGAAGAGCTTATAAAAAAAGGAGATAACAGTGAACATCTAAAGACAAGCTATGCAGCAGTATTAAGGATTTTAAACGAACAGCGCCTGAGAAAAAGTTCCAAGCCTCAGCCTGAAAACAACAAGCCTTATGTTCCGACCAAAGAAGACCTGATGTATAAAGCTATGGAAGATAAAGATTACAAAAAGGCCCAAAGTCTTGCAGATGAAATACTGCTAAAATCACCTGATAATTTAAAGGTTCTTAAAGCCCGTTCCGATATAGCCTTGGAGCAGCAAGACTGCAAAAGCGCAATTATCTGTCTTGAAAAACTCAAATCACTTAACCCGTCCGGTTTGAATGAACATGATAAGATGACACTTGCCTATTGTTATTCTAAGACAGAGAATTTTAATTCCGCCCTTTTGATAATAGAAGAGCTGCTGCAAGAAGGAAAGAGCCAAAAGGCTTTGCTGCCTAAGGCGATAGAATATTCGATGGCGCAAAAAGATTATAAAAAAGCAAGGTCTTATCTGAATCAATTGCTGCAATCAGAACCTGATAATGAAGAAATACTTAAATTGTCAGGGGATTTGTATTCTATGGAAAGCAGGTATGACTTAGCAATTAATACATATTTGAAGTTGGTAAAATTATACCCCAAGTCTGAATATTATTTTAACCTCTCCGGTTTTTATATGGCGGTTAACGATTTTCCAAAAGCTAAAATTGCGATTGAAAAGGCATACAATTCTCCTGAGCGAAATCAAAAAATCACTCGGGAGTATTTGCATATATTAATGACTTTGAAAGATACCCAATCAGCTTATAAAGTCGCTGTAGAAAATAATCTTTTGCAAACAAAAGAAGGGTACGAAATTCAGGGTGATATAGCCTTCAGAGAAAAACAATATTCTCAGGCAGAGAATTATTATAAAAATGCCCTGAGCTTTTCCAAAGAGGATAAATTTTTAAAAAACAAGCTGGCAGATTCCTACAGAGCGCAAAAAAGACACAAAGAAGCAAAGGAAATATACCAATCTTTTTTGGAGGAAGATTTAACCGACAAAGAAGGTTTGATGGGAATGGGCTATGCCGGAGTGGAACAAAGGGAGTTTAACGAAGCCAGAGGATATTTTCAGAAAATTCTCGATGAAAGCCCCGAGGATATAGATGCCCATACCGGTATTATTAATTCTTACAGCGCTTACAATGATTTTTTAAATGCGCTTAAAGCAGCAAGGCAACTTCCTCAAAACGATGAAACTGATTTTTTAAAGGCACAAATTTATTATGATATGAGATTGTTTAATAAATCAAAAAGTTACATAAAAGATATCAATACTCCCGATGCCGAAAAACTAAAACAGGCTATAAAAAGGGAAAGAGCTTATATTATTACGCCAAGCTATTCATTCTTAATACAAACCCTGTCCGAAGAATTTAAGTTAAACGCGAATAAATGGGGTGTTCATGCTTCAGCGCCTATAGGCAAGAACCTTAACTTTTTTACTGATTATACTTTGTATTTATATTCGTCCGGAGTCTTCCCTCCATATAACAGAAGATATACTAATTTTACCAACGAAATCCGAATAGGCGCAGAAGGCAGAGTATCAGAGCATCTTGAACTTAAAGCCGATATAGGAGCTAAAATATTCCAAAATGCAGGTGCTATGTTAAACACAAACAGCTGGCTTAAATATTACGTAAATGACAAATTTAATCTTAAATTGGGTTTTTACAGAGATAACCTTGAACAGTCATATCTTTCTGCGGTAGGTTTTGATATAGACGGCGCTTTTACGGGTCAGGTTGCGGATAACAGGCTTTATTTGGAATATGAATACAGACTGCCTAAAGAATATTATGCATTTGGCAGACTGGGCTGCGGCATTATGGATGCACAAAATCTTCCAAATAACCCTTATTTGGAAGGAATGGCAGGTTTTGGAAAGCTGCTTTATCATGATTTTTCCAATCCGAAACATAAGAAAAAATTATCTTCAAATTTAGTATCTTATAATGCCGGCTGGAGAGATAATTTGCTCAATCTCTACGATAAGCGCGGTAATTTGTACGGCGGATATTGGAGTCCTGCTTTTTTTACGGCTAATACGGCAGATTTACGCTATGAAGGGATATATAAGAATAAATTAACTTACGGCGGCGGGGGATTTGCCGGCTGGCAGTACGCCCAAAGACCTTCCCAATCAATGTTCGTCTGGGGAGCGGAGGTTTATGTGGGTTACAGGCTAAATGACCATGTGGATTTTAATACAAACTACAGGTACTTTAATTATGCTGATGTCCAACGTAATCAATTCGGCGTTAATATGACGATAAGGGGGTTTTGA
- a CDS encoding glycosyl hydrolase family 8, whose translation MIFYFRRIFYIFVIFAGFFLFSACSGSKQLSLKEQYESYKHHYITRDGRIIDPSRNNVTTSEGQAYMLLRSVLMNDKKTFDLVLKWSNNNLRRRDALYSWLWGENNYGKYTVLDYNNASDAEMDISFALILAYEKWKSPYYLDLARQILYRLWDTQIINVNGKKLLAPGIVQAQNHDMEFNPSYFSPYYMKKFQIYDSHHNWRSVGDDMYYYLTEVMNATATGLPPNFFSIKDGKVFISSDKKGDFSYDAIRVFNRILLDYKMTKDKRALQVLKKSKFFIDKWEKGKPLYINYQANGELRDKDKFVGAAAMIYPAIKLYDEHTAEEIYEQEIKSYLENPYYWASNNDYYGKNLLWFGEYVDEIK comes from the coding sequence ATGATTTTTTACTTCAGAAGAATTTTTTATATTTTTGTTATCTTTGCCGGTTTTTTCCTGTTTTCTGCCTGCTCAGGCTCCAAACAGTTATCTTTGAAAGAACAGTATGAAAGTTACAAACATCATTATATTACACGTGACGGACGTATTATTGACCCTTCAAGAAATAATGTTACTACTTCCGAAGGGCAGGCATATATGCTTTTGCGAAGCGTGCTTATGAATGATAAAAAAACTTTTGACCTTGTTTTAAAATGGTCTAACAATAATTTAAGACGCAGGGATGCTTTGTACAGCTGGCTGTGGGGAGAAAATAACTACGGAAAATATACCGTTTTAGATTATAACAATGCATCAGACGCAGAAATGGACATATCTTTTGCGCTCATTTTGGCATATGAAAAGTGGAAATCCCCTTATTATTTAGACTTGGCGCGGCAAATTTTGTACAGATTATGGGATACACAGATAATCAATGTTAACGGTAAAAAGCTTTTAGCCCCCGGGATAGTTCAGGCTCAAAATCATGATATGGAGTTTAACCCGTCTTATTTTTCACCGTATTATATGAAAAAGTTTCAAATATACGATTCTCATCACAATTGGCGCAGTGTGGGAGATGATATGTATTATTATTTAACGGAAGTGATGAATGCTACTGCAACGGGTTTGCCGCCTAACTTTTTCAGCATAAAAGACGGGAAGGTTTTTATTTCATCGGACAAAAAAGGGGATTTTTCTTATGATGCAATAAGGGTATTTAACAGGATATTATTGGACTATAAGATGACAAAAGATAAAAGAGCCTTGCAGGTTTTGAAGAAGTCTAAATTCTTTATAGACAAATGGGAAAAAGGCAAGCCACTTTATATAAATTATCAGGCTAACGGAGAGCTTAGGGATAAGGACAAGTTTGTAGGCGCTGCGGCTATGATTTATCCTGCAATAAAGCTTTATGATGAACATACGGCAGAAGAGATTTATGAACAGGAAATAAAATCTTATCTGGAAAACCCTTATTATTGGGCTTCTAATAATGATTATTACGGCAAAAATCTGTTATGGTTCGGAGAATATGTAGATGAAATCAAATAA